The genomic stretch CCAGCCAGGGCCTCCTCAGCCCGCTCGACGACGCCGTCAAGAAGTACGGATGGGACGACAAGCTCGCCAAGTCCCTGCAGACGACTGCCCGCTACGACGACAAGGGCGTGATGGGCTCCGGCTCCTGGTACGGCGTGCCCGACTACGGCGAGTACGTCGAGTTCTACTACAACAAGGAGCTGTTCCAGAAGTATGGCGTCGCGGTCCCGAAGACGCAGGCCGACCTCGAGCAGGCCATGGCCACGTTCGAGTCGAAGGGCGTCACCCCGCTCGCCGAGTCCGCCGCGGAGTACCCGCTCGGGCAGCTCTGGTACCAACTCGCCCTGTCGAAGGCGGACCGCGACTGGGTGGACGACTACCAGCTGTACAAGAACCCGGTCGACTTCTCCGACGAGGAGATCTCGTACGCCACGAAGACGATCAAGGACTGGACGGACAAGGGCTACATCTCGTCCGACGCCACCGGCATGAAGGCCGAGGACGCGGGCACTGCCTTCATCAGCGGCAAGTACCCGATGTTCTTCTCCGGCTCGTGGTGGTACGGCCGCTTCACCACCGAGATGAAGCAGGACTGGGGAACCTTCCTGTACCCGGGCGCCGAGATGTCGCCGGGGTCCTCGGGCAACCTCTGGGTCGTCCCGACCAAGGCGAAGAACAAGACCCTGGCCGAGAAGTTCATCGACATCACCCTCCGTCCCGACATGCAGGCGATCATCGGCAACAACGGTGGCGTGCCGGTCGCGGCGAAGGAATCCGACATCACGGACGCGAAGAGCAAGGAGCTCATCGCGAACTTCAACACCCTGACCGAGCGTGACGGTCTCGGGTACTACCCCGACTGGCCCACGTCGACGTTCTACGACCAGCTGAACGCCGGTCTGCAGAGCGTCCTCAACGGCAGCAGCTCGCCCAAGCAGGTCAACGAGGAACTCGGCCAGCAGTACGCCGACGGCGTCAAGGCCGTCACCGGCTGACCCCGGCTCACCGGCCCCGGTCGCCGACGCGGTCGACCCGGTCGACGCAGCAGACCCGGCCATCCCGGGCGCGCCCCGCTCAGCAATGACGCGAAGCGTCATGCGGGGCGCGCCGACCGAGCCTGCGAGGGAGGACGGTGCGCGTCCGACCCGCACCGCGCCTCCCGGCCCCCTCACCCGCTCCACCCCACTCCCCGGAAGGGAAGCCCGACGATGGCGTCCAGTCCTCCGATCGCGCCGCTCCGCGGCCGCGTCCCCCGCCCCCGCCGCCGCGACGACGGCGCGATCATGCCCGCCTCCGGCCGCGGCAGCTACTGGTTCTACCTGCTCCCCGGCTTCGTCCTGCTGGCCGCGATCATCCTCGTGCCGCTCGGCTGGAACGTGTACCTGTCGTTCACGAACTACCGCGGGATCCTGCCACCGCAGTTCACCGGGCTGGACAACTGGCGCCGGCTGATGGCGGACGGGCAGTTCTGGATCTCGTTCCGGAACAGCATCGTGATGATCCTGGCGATGGTGATCGTGCCGACCAGCCTGGGCCTCGTCCTGGCCGCCGCGCTGTTCGACGTGATCGGCAAGAAGTTCGGCGGCAAGCTCGCCAGCTTCCTCCGCGCCACGTACTACCTGCCGCAGATCCTGCCCGCGGTGATCGCCGCGATCGTGATCGGGTGGATCCTCCGCCCGGAGAACGGTGCGCTCAACGCGGTGCTCGGCGCGGTCGGGCTCGACGGTCTGCAGCACAACTGGCTCGGCAGCCCGGACACCGCCCTGCTCTCCGTCGCGGTCGTGCTCGTCTGGGTGCAGATCGGCTACCCGGTCGTGGTGTTCATGGCGGCCCTGCAGCGCGTCGACCCGGAGCTGTACGAAGCGGCCGAGCTCGACGGCGCGAACTGGTTCCAGCGCTTCCGTTCCATCACGGTGCACATCATCCGACCCGAGATCTTCGTCGTCGTGCTCACGTGCACGATCGCCGCGCTCAAGGTGTTCGGCCCCGTGTACGCCCTCACCGGCGGCGGCCCCGGCAACGCGACCATCGTGCCGAGCTACTACTCGTACAGCCAGTTCTTCCAGGCGCAGCAGGTCGGGTACGGCGCGACCATCGCCACCGCGCTGACCGTCGTGATCGTCATCGTCGCCATCGGCTTCATCGCCGCCCAGACCCGGGCCGAACGCAAGGAGGAGGCACGATGACCGTGTCCGCACCCGACACCAGGGCGACCGTCACGGCGGACGCGGGGCGGGCCTCCCGTCCGACGGCGAAGCCGCGCAAGCGCCCCGGCGAGGGAGGGCGCAAGCGGCCGTCCGACTGGGTCGTGCTCGCCGGCGGGATCGTCATCGCGGTGCTCATCGCCGCGCCGTTCCTGCTCATCCTGCTCAACTCGTTCAAGACGCCCGCGGACTACGCGGCCGGCGGCCCGCTCGCCTGGCCGACGCAGCTGTCGTTCGACGGCATCACCACGTTCTGGAACCGGGTCGACTTCCCGCTGAA from Curtobacterium sp. MCLR17_032 encodes the following:
- a CDS encoding extracellular solute-binding protein encodes the protein MKKSRLLGALAGLAATAVVLTGCSAGGSADDRSNEDGKTLKLWHFESEDSAMGKAWKESIKVFEKETGAKVEFQEKSFEQIRKTASQSLNSDQAPDLIEYNKGNATAGLLASQGLLSPLDDAVKKYGWDDKLAKSLQTTARYDDKGVMGSGSWYGVPDYGEYVEFYYNKELFQKYGVAVPKTQADLEQAMATFESKGVTPLAESAAEYPLGQLWYQLALSKADRDWVDDYQLYKNPVDFSDEEISYATKTIKDWTDKGYISSDATGMKAEDAGTAFISGKYPMFFSGSWWYGRFTTEMKQDWGTFLYPGAEMSPGSSGNLWVVPTKAKNKTLAEKFIDITLRPDMQAIIGNNGGVPVAAKESDITDAKSKELIANFNTLTERDGLGYYPDWPTSTFYDQLNAGLQSVLNGSSSPKQVNEELGQQYADGVKAVTG
- a CDS encoding sugar ABC transporter permease, coding for MPASGRGSYWFYLLPGFVLLAAIILVPLGWNVYLSFTNYRGILPPQFTGLDNWRRLMADGQFWISFRNSIVMILAMVIVPTSLGLVLAAALFDVIGKKFGGKLASFLRATYYLPQILPAVIAAIVIGWILRPENGALNAVLGAVGLDGLQHNWLGSPDTALLSVAVVLVWVQIGYPVVVFMAALQRVDPELYEAAELDGANWFQRFRSITVHIIRPEIFVVVLTCTIAALKVFGPVYALTGGGPGNATIVPSYYSYSQFFQAQQVGYGATIATALTVVIVIVAIGFIAAQTRAERKEEAR